The Thermococcus peptonophilus genomic sequence CTCTTGCTCGTTCTTGACGAGCGCTTCGGCTATTCCCTTGAAGAGTGGGTGGGTCATCTTCTCGGCCATCTTCTGGTAGGTCTCTATCATGTCTTTCTCTATCTCCAGGTGCATCTCAGCGAAGCGCTTTACGAGGGCTTTCTGCTCCGGAGAGAGCTCAACGTCTTTAACTTTCTCAATCGGCCCCTCGCCAGCGAGCCTCTCAAGCTCCTTCTGGGCGTTGAGAATGGCCTCCATGAGATGTTTGTGGATGATCGTGTCAATTGCTATCCTGCCGACTATCTCCTCAACCTTAGTGTACCTAAGCCCCTGTCCCCTTATCCTTCCGAGGCCGTCGGTATAGCTGGAAGCGGCCTTCTTTTCAGTTTCATAGGCGTGTTTAACCAGTGGCTCAACCATGGACATCACCAGAATAATATGAACATCAAACCTTAATAATGTTTTTCATAGTTCAAGCGGGTACGCTATCATCACAGGTAAATATGAAATCAAAACAAAAACTGTGAGAAACAAAAGAATTCAGAGTTCAACCTTTATCCCTGTCTCCTCTTCAACTTCCTTGAAGCCTTCCTTCATGTACTTTGCCAGCTCCTCATCGACCTCGAAGAGGGCCGCAAGGAACTCCCCAAAGTGTTCCTTCTCCTCGTTGGCAACATCGAGAAAGATGTGCTTTATCCTCTCGTCCTCAATTCCAGCGGCGAGCTGTTCGTAGATGTTTATTGCATCGAGCTCGGCCTCGATCGCCCAGCGGAGGGCCTGGGCTATCTCGGTCTTGGTAAGGGGCCTATCCTTCGGGAGCTCGAATGGGTACTTGGCGAGCATGGTACCACCTCATAAATATCAAGCTTAGATTTAATAACTTTTCACCTCAAGAACCTGGATACGTAGGGGCTCTCTCCGGGTTTACTTCTCCTGAAGTGGCCGCTTGGCTTTCCGATCAGAAGCTCCTCGAACCAGGCCTCGTGCTCGATCTCCTCATGGAGGATAGCCAGTGCTAGGTCGTAGGTTCTCGGATCTTTGCCGAAGGTGTAGTTGCATATCTCCGTGTAAACCCCGACTGCACAGCGCTCTGCCTCGAGGAGAACCTTCAGGATGTTCTCAATCGTGGGTTCCTCCGGGAGATAGGCATCGCGGCACCAGGCCATCTTTGAGAAGTCCACAATGTCCTTAGGGAGTTCTCCACCGAGTTCGTATATCCTGGGCACCAGAGCCTCGAAGTGGTTCCTGTCTTCAAGGCGCGCGTCCTCAACGATCTCCTTTATGGTTTCCCCTTCGAGACCTACAGCATGGTTCCTCAAAACGGTGTAATAATAGTAGGTTGTAAACTCCGCCGCGGCCGCTCTGAGCAACATATCCAAAAGCTTTTCCACATCTATGCCCGCCCTCTCGACGAGCCTTCTGTTGTGTTCTGACATAGGTTTCACCAGTTGTTAGTTGTAATTCCTACTTAATAAGCTTTTCTATCTAGAAATTATTTCTAATTAGGAAGGCTTATAAATAAGTCAGGCCTACCTACAATCATGTGGAAGGAAAAAGCTCTCGAAGTGCTTAGAAAAAACGGTTACAAGCTGACACCCCAGAGGCTGAAGCTGGTGGAAATTTTGGGGGAGATTGGAAGCGAACACCCTTCAATTGGCAGACTCCTTGAGAGGATCAGAGAAGACTTCCCAACTGTCAGCTTCTCAACGCTCTACTCGAATCTGATCACCCTTAAAGAACTCGGTCTTGTTGAGCTGTTCTCAATCGAAGGAGAAACGAGGGTGGAGCTAAACACAGAACCCCACATAAACCTTATCAACGGTGATAGCATTGTTGACATTGATGACCCCGAGATAATCGAGGCGCTGAAAAAGAGACTTGGGAAAGAGGTAAAGCTCGTCAACGTGCTAGTAAAGGAATGAGTCAGTCCACCTCAAGGCTGAAGTCCTGGTAGTCCATCCATATGCCCGTCTTCATGACGGAGTCGTACTGGGCCTTCAGAAGCTCGTAGTGGGCCTTTTCTATCTTGGCCAGTTCCTCGAAGAGTCTCCTAACGCTCTCGTGCTCGGCCTCTTTTGCGGCCTTCTCGTAGAACTCCCAGGTGAGCTTTTCCTGCTCCATACCGACTTTCACAGCATCGACTTCGGTCAGGTTCTCAGGTTCCTTGACAACCAGTTTTTCGGCAAGCTCTTTGTCAACAGCCGGAAGTTCGCACTTCTCTATGAGCATCTCAACGAACTTCCCCTCAAAGAGGTCCCAATGCTCGGCCTCTTCCTTTGCTAGGAAGAGGAACATTTTCTTAGCCCTCTCGTCCTTTGCCTTCCTTGCGAGCTTCAGGTAGAACTTAAGCTCGTTCTTCTCGACCTCAAGGGCCAAAGCCAAAGCTTCAAGCTCGTTCATGGTATCACCACCTTACTTTACTCCCCCACTCCCTATTAGCTTTTTGACCTCTTCGAGAACCTTGGCCGCGTGTCCCTTGGCCCTTACGTTTATCTTCTTCCAGACGATCTCCCCCTCTGGATTGAGGATGAACGTGCTCCTTATCGCTCCCTCGTATTCTTTCCCGTACCTTTTTTCTTACCCCATGCCCCGAGTGCCTTATGGAGCTCCGCGTTTGGGTCACTGAGGAGTTTAACCTTAAGCCCGTGCTTCTCCTTGAACTTTCTGTGGCTCTCCGGTGAATCCCTGGAGACACCGATAACCTGGACGCCCATCTGCTTAAACTCTTCAATGAGCTCGCTGAACTCTTTTGCCTCAGTCGTGCATCCAGGTGTGTTGTCCTTTGGGTAGAAGTAGAGAACCGTCCACTTTCCGAGGACTAAGTCCTTCAGGGGCTTCTCCTCACCGTTCTCATCGAGCACTTTTATCTCCAGATAGTTCACGATTATCGCCAGATTGGTTAGGCTTTCCTAATATTTAAGCTTTCCCTTCGAACCAAAAGCCTCTTTTAAAGTAGTGCGAAAATGGCAGAGGTGGTACCATGAGAATTGAAATGGTCGAAAACCCGCTCTCCCTTAAGGAGGAGCTTGTGAAGTTCGTCTTCAGGGTTTACCAGTCAACCAATGGGGTCTATCCAGCCCTTGAATGGGTGGAAAATAAGCCTTCTCCCGACGATTTTGAGGGCTTTAAGAAGGTTTATGAACCATTCCTTGAGTTCAGACTCGGAAAGGAATTCGACGAGCTCTACGTTCTCAGGGATAATGATGAAAAGATCACAGGAACCGTTGCCCTGGTCTACAATCTTGAAGGTAAAGATGTGTGGTGGGTGCCAGAGGAGATAAAGGGTGAAAAGACTGGCCTCATTGAGTTCTTCATGGTTCACCCTGATTACAAGGGAAAGGGTTACGGTTCAAAGCTTTTGAGCTTCGCAATAGAGAGACTTAAAAACCTCGGAAAGGAGCCATACATCATAACGTTCCCCAACCTTGAGGCCTACGAGTACTACCTCAAAAGAGGCTTCGTTAAGGTCATGGATTACAGGGAGTTCGTAGTGCTAAAATATCGCGGGGGGTAACGGAAAAGTGGGTTTAATCGCGTATTTGATCCTGGGACTTGTAATAGGCTTCATTGCCGGGCTTTTCGGCGTCGGTGGGGGTTTTCTCCTGATACCTTCCCTTGTAATCCTTGGCGTTCCAATACACAAGGCAATAGGTACAAGTCTGGCCTGTATTTCTATCAGTGCCTTGGCCTCGGCTTACACTCACATTAGAAGTGGAAGGGTTCTCTACCGAGTCGTTCTTCTCAAGGAGCTGGTATCCATGCCGTCTGCTGTGTTTGGTGCTTATCTCTCCTCGTATCTCCCCGAGCGGCTTTTGAGAGTTGTTTTTGGAGTGCTTCTCCTGTATCTTGCAGTTGCAATGTTCTGGTCAAAAAAAGAAGAGAGTGATGTTGAGAGCGATAAAATAAAGTACAGGAACGTCCCGCTGGTTGGGCTGATATCCGGCCTGGTTTCAGGCCTGCTGGGTGTCAGTGGGGGCATACTGAACGTCCCGCTCTTCCACACTCTTGTTGGGATTCCGATCAAATATGCGGTGGGCACGTCGAGCCTCGCATTGTTCTTCACAGCCCTGGCGGGAACCTTTGAACACTGGCACTTGGCTCATGTTCAGCCCAACGTCGTCCTCTTTCTGGCCCCTGGGCTGATCATCGGAGCGAGGCTGGGTGCAAAGACCGTTTCAAGAGTTAATACTCGGTCGCTGAAAGCCGGATTCGCCGCTCTGCTTGTTATAGTAGCGATTAGAATGCTCCTCTAGACAAACTTTATTAGGTTCCCGGTAGTTGAAGCTGAGGAGGTGGAAAAATGAACGAGCTGTTTGAAAAAATCCGCGAGGAGTTCGGGATTGAGATAAAAGGCAAAAAGGACATGACTAACGCTTGGAAGCTTGTAGAGATGCTGGAAGAGAAGGGGTGGGTAGTCTACATAATCACAGCCAAGGGGCGGAAGCAGGTTGATGCCTGGCACCCGAACTTTGGGAGCCTCTTTGCTCAGTTCGGTGAGAATCCCGATTTTGGGAGCGTACTAGAAGGCATCTGCAATGTTGCTTTGCTTGTTAGGGAGCTGGAAAAACACGGAAAAGTCTGATGGGCATTATAATCTTTGTTTTCGCTGACTGGAACATTTGGAAACGTTTAAACGCCTCGTTTCTCCCGAATTCCTAATAACCTTGGAGGAGCACTTGGATATGGTGATGGGATATGAAGGAGAAAGTAGTTGCCCTCTTCATGGTTATGATCATACTGACATCAACCGGCACAGTGGCACTGGCAGATAACGTCACATCTGGTGACGATAAGAGTGAAGTTCCCACGGGGGATGTTGGCAACGAGGCCAACAGTACGGCAAACGTGACTTTCGGCCTGCTGAAGATTGTGGACAGGCTCGCTAACTATACGGCGCAGCTGATTAATACCTCCAATGTGAGCAATGAGACACTCGCAGCTTACAACAGGGCAAACGAGCTCAGGGAGAAGGCCTGGGAAGCTTACAGGTCAGGGAACCACACTGACACGGTCAAGTATGCCGTTGAGGCCATGCGCCTCTACAGAGAGGTCATAATGAGGCTGAAGCATGGTGAAATTTCTGAGAAAGAAGGAAAAGAGACTTCTCCGGGAATGTGGAAGTGGAAACTCCAAAATGCGGTGAGAGTAGAGCTTGAGATGGCTAGAAACGAGCTGAGATACGCCGAGCTGATAATGAGCCGCACCAACGTTACTCCCGAGTTCCTTGCTGCGTACAACCAGACTAAGACTCTCGTGGAGAAAGTTAAGGAGGATCTAACGAGTGGAAACTTCACCCTTCTGAAGGAGGACTTTCCAAAGCTGGTCAAAGCCAGGGCAGAACTCCACAGGCAAATCGTCCTGACGACTTCAAAGACTTTCAAGGTTCAGGTAGTTAAGGCCGTCGGCAGACAGCTCAAAGCGCTTGACGAGCTGATGCCCAAACTGATGAAGATAAGCATGAACGCCGACGGCAACCTAACCAAAGAACTGGAGGAACTAAAGACGCTGAGGGACGAACTGAGGCAGGCTATGAAGAGCGGAGACCATGAAAAGGTTGTAGATCTTCTGAGGGAAATCCACAAAAAGCTGTTAGAAATCAAGAAGATGCTAATGCGGAAGAAGGTAAGAGACCTGCCGTGGAGACCACCGATTACTCCTAACCCCCGTGATAGGCCACCGATTACGCCCAACCCCGGCAGAGGGCACGGCAAAGCCCACAGCTCTGAGAGGCCGTAAAGACTATAATCCCTTTTTACTACCCTTTTCAGGAGGGATGAAACTGTGAGAAGAGTTGCGTTAGTCCTTTTTGCATCCTTACTTTTAATTCCCTCAATTGTGACGGCCCAGGAGATCATCTCCTTACAGCTGACCGTTGACCCAACAGGATACGTAAGAGTTGATGAACTCGTTGCCCTTGATAACTACTCCGTTATTAACAGCATCCCCCTGCTTTCCGATAAGATTGATGCGCTCACGGTTCTTGATGAAAACGGAGAACCTCTTTTTTACAACATCAACGGGACATCACTTGAGATAGTGGGAAACGCCACACTGGCCAACATAACCTACTATACCGCGTCCATTACCTCGAAATCAGGAGAAGTGTGGACTGTCTCCCTTACTTCTGATGTCCCCGTTAAAATAGTCCTCCCACACGGTGCAATTATAATTGATCTGAGCGATGTTCCCGTTGAAATAACGGACGAATATCTAGTTATGCCCCCCGGGAACATAAGCGTCTCCTATATCTTGCCTCCCCCAACCGAGACGGAGACTTCAACATCAACTTTGACATCAACTTCAACATTATCTTCCACTCAGACAACGCCTGAGAGTCAACCGAGTACCTCTCCCACCACTACAGCAGGCGCTAGTGAATCCCTCAGTGGATCCTTCACAACTTCCGGCAAAGGTGGTAGCTCAGGCCTAGTGTGGGTAGGTATCCTCATTGTGCTGGTAGCTGTGGCAGTGGGGGCTCTGTGGTATTTCAAGGGCAAGACAGGCGGTAATGAAAACAGTGATGATACCACTAACATAGCACAAAAAATAAGCAGGGAGGACCTTGAGAAGAAGCTTAACTCAATGAACCTCAACGACGAGGAAAAGAAGGCATTGCTTTACATCTATGACCGCGGTGGTAGGGCCAGACAGTCAGACGTCAGAAACGAGCTTGGAATACCCAAGACTACCGCCTGGAGGATGTTCCAGCGGCTTGAAAAACAGGGACTTGTAAGGGTGTACAAAAAGGGTAGAGAGAATTGGGTCGAGCTGACGATCTGAGGAAATCCTTTAGTGGCCAAATTGAAGGCACGACTTTTCTTTTTGCTTCCTCTGGAACGTTCCGGAACGTTCGTTTCATGGGGACCCTAAAATATCATACCTGCATTAAATTGTAATGGTGAATTGTAATGGTGGTGGGAATGAAAGGCATGAAAGTTGGGGCACTGATTCTTGTGTTGTTTATAGGAAGTTTGATCCCTCTGACTGCCGCGGAAGGGACTGAGGATAATACAACTTCAGTCTCAACGTACAGCCTTGAGAACTCGACAAGGGAACAGGTAATAGCAACTCAGCTGGTAAATGTTCTTGAGAGAATCAGCAAGCTTGCTGAAGAAAGGATTGAGCCAATAAAGGACAGACTTCCGGAGAACTCAAACGTACTAAAAGATTACGAACAGGCCGAAACTTACAAAGTGAAGGCTCTAGAAGAGTACAACCAGCGTGACTATTACAATGCCATACTCGATGGACTAACCGCAATGCACTACTACAGGAGAGCCCTTGAGAGAATTGAAGAGGGGAGAGAGAAAGCTACCCGCATTCAGGCCCGGATACAGGCCCAACTAGAGCGTGTGAGCACTTATCTGGGCTTCGTGAGGAAAACAATACACCTGGCAGAGAGAAGGGGTATCAACGTTGAGAACCTCACGAGGGCATACAATGAAACAGTGAAAGCTTATGGGGCTGTCTTGGTTGACCTGAAGGAGAAAAACCTTACGAGGGTCGTGAAAGACCTGGAAGTGCTGAAGGAAAGGAAGAGCGTTCTCGATGATGAACTAAGGAGAGTTCACGAGAAGCTTGCATATGCCAACGCCAAGGAAATAGTTCTGGAGTTCCTCGTCAGGGGAGAAAAGGGGATTCAGATAGCTCAGAATGCGATCCAGGCTGGACAGGAAAGGGGCTACAACGTAAACAGGCTCCAGGAGAACCTCGATGAATTCTTGACAGTGTACGGGAGCGTCAAGAGTCTTGCCAATAAGGGCGAGTGGGGAGAGGCTCTTAAACTCATACAAAAAAACAGGGCAACAATAGGGGAATTCTACAGGACAGTGTCTGCCGTGATAAGGGGAGCACGTGAAGAGGAACTTCAGGAAAAGGTGAAAAACATGAAGGCGTTTCTCTGGAGCTTCTCTGAGAGGGCCAAGAATGATGCAAGGGCACTCCAGGAGCTTAGAGAAAAAGGCGTCAACACAAAGAGAGCTGAAGTCCAGCTGAGGGCAGCGGTAAATGAGGTTGGGGTTGGAATATATCTGGTTAGAGAGAGGAAACCCGAAATGGCAAGAATTCACTTTGAGAACGCCCTTAATCTGCTCAAAAATATCGAGGATTTCATAAGGGCCAATTCCTGACCTTTCCTATTTGGGGGTGGTAGAGTGAGCAGGAATACAAGGAAGCTCTCTGGACTCTTCCTGGTACTTCTTGCGGCCTCCATGCTCTTTAATGCCGTAAGTGCCCAATATACGGTCTCTTCCCTAATCCTTGAGGTTTACTCGGATGGCTATGTCAGGGTAACCTGGGAAGTTATCCCTGAGGGGTACGTGACTCAGGTAACAGTTCCCCTCCTTGGAAACCACGTTGAAAACATCATTGCTGAAGACGAAAATGGAACTCCCCTTAACTATCAGGTTTTCGGGGATGGGATACTCGTTTACGTGAATAATGCTGGGGTTGTGAACGTCTCTTACTATACTCCTGATCTTACTTCCAAGGAGGGGCTTGTATGGACTCTCAACATCTCCGTGGATGAGCCCTTTACAGTTATCCTTCCCGAAAACGCAGTCATTGTAGACCTCAGTGACATTCCTCTCGATATCTCGGGGGATGAGATAACAATGCCCCCCGGAAACCAGAGCGTTTCTTACCTCCTTGTCTTTGACGAAGAAACGACCAGTAGCTCCAGAATCCCTGCCGCGGGGAAAGATAAAAGTGGGACCCTTTTATACGGCACTATTTCACTTGGAATTGTTCTAACGCTCTCTGCAGGGGTGTATTTCATCAGAGGCAGAAAAACTAGAAAAAGAGAAGGATTAACAAGGGAGGAGTTCGAAAAGAGACTGAGAAAACTCGAACTAAGCGACGAGGAAAGGAAAGTCCTGCTCTATCTCTACGACCATGGGAGAAGGGCGAGCCAGGCAGAGGTCAGGGAAGCGCTCGGAATTCCGAAGACTACCGCCTGGAGGATGTTCCAGAGACTAGAGAAGAGGGGCCTGGTGAAAATCCTGAAGGGAAAGAAAGAAAACTGGGTGGAGCTCAGATTCTGAGCTCCCTTACCTTATCCTTGCTCCGAGCTTGACTTCCTTGTCCGGCATGAGCAGGGCAACGCGCTCGCCATCGTCCGCTGCCAGCAGCATCCCCTGGCTCTCCACGCCGCGGAGCTTCTTGGGTTCAAGGTTTGCTATGATGACGACGTAGCGGTTGAGAAGCTCTTCGGGTTTGTAGTACTTCTTAAGCCCAGCGACGAGCTGCCTGACCTCGTCACCGAGATCAACCTTAACCACGTAGAGCCTGTCCGCGTTCGGGTGGTCTTTAACCTCGATTATCTTTCCAACCCTTAAGTCCAGCCTGGCGAACTCGTCAAAACTCACGTACTCCATCTTTTTACCCCCCTTGACATTCTCCTTTTTCTCGGCCTTACCGGCCTTTTCGGGCTTTTCACCCTTGAACTCGTCACCGTAGATTGACTTAAGGAGCGCTAGAGCTTCGTCCTTCCTCTTCTCTCCGAAGCGCTCAAGGGTAACCTTAACGACGTCTTCCTGCTTGTAGTACTTGTTTAGGAGGATCTTCGCGCTGTCCGGGTTGCCTCTGCCGATGTAGTTCACTATGAAGTATATTATCTCCCCGTCAGTTACCTTCC encodes the following:
- a CDS encoding ferritin family protein, whose translation is MSMVEPLVKHAYETEKKAASSYTDGLGRIRGQGLRYTKVEEIVGRIAIDTIIHKHLMEAILNAQKELERLAGEGPIEKVKDVELSPEQKALVKRFAEMHLEIEKDMIETYQKMAEKMTHPLFKGIAEALVKNEQEHHRLLAELIAKYKE
- a CDS encoding ferritin family protein, which codes for MLAKYPFELPKDRPLTKTEIAQALRWAIEAELDAINIYEQLAAGIEDERIKHIFLDVANEEKEHFGEFLAALFEVDEELAKYMKEGFKEVEEETGIKVEL
- the dps gene encoding DNA protection during starvation protein, which encodes MSEHNRRLVERAGIDVEKLLDMLLRAAAAEFTTYYYYTVLRNHAVGLEGETIKEIVEDARLEDRNHFEALVPRIYELGGELPKDIVDFSKMAWCRDAYLPEEPTIENILKVLLEAERCAVGVYTEICNYTFGKDPRTYDLALAILHEEIEHEAWFEELLIGKPSGHFRRSKPGESPYVSRFLR
- a CDS encoding Fur family transcriptional regulator: MWKEKALEVLRKNGYKLTPQRLKLVEILGEIGSEHPSIGRLLERIREDFPTVSFSTLYSNLITLKELGLVELFSIEGETRVELNTEPHINLINGDSIVDIDDPEIIEALKKRLGKEVKLVNVLVKE
- a CDS encoding ferritin-like domain-containing protein; the encoded protein is MNELEALALALEVEKNELKFYLKLARKAKDERAKKMFLFLAKEEAEHWDLFEGKFVEMLIEKCELPAVDKELAEKLVVKEPENLTEVDAVKVGMEQEKLTWEFYEKAAKEAEHESVRRLFEELAKIEKAHYELLKAQYDSVMKTGIWMDYQDFSLEVD
- a CDS encoding GNAT family N-acetyltransferase, encoding MRIEMVENPLSLKEELVKFVFRVYQSTNGVYPALEWVENKPSPDDFEGFKKVYEPFLEFRLGKEFDELYVLRDNDEKITGTVALVYNLEGKDVWWVPEEIKGEKTGLIEFFMVHPDYKGKGYGSKLLSFAIERLKNLGKEPYIITFPNLEAYEYYLKRGFVKVMDYREFVVLKYRGG
- a CDS encoding sulfite exporter TauE/SafE family protein; this translates as MGLIAYLILGLVIGFIAGLFGVGGGFLLIPSLVILGVPIHKAIGTSLACISISALASAYTHIRSGRVLYRVVLLKELVSMPSAVFGAYLSSYLPERLLRVVFGVLLLYLAVAMFWSKKEESDVESDKIKYRNVPLVGLISGLVSGLLGVSGGILNVPLFHTLVGIPIKYAVGTSSLALFFTALAGTFEHWHLAHVQPNVVLFLAPGLIIGARLGAKTVSRVNTRSLKAGFAALLVIVAIRMLL
- a CDS encoding helix-turn-helix transcriptional regulator codes for the protein MRRVALVLFASLLLIPSIVTAQEIISLQLTVDPTGYVRVDELVALDNYSVINSIPLLSDKIDALTVLDENGEPLFYNINGTSLEIVGNATLANITYYTASITSKSGEVWTVSLTSDVPVKIVLPHGAIIIDLSDVPVEITDEYLVMPPGNISVSYILPPPTETETSTSTLTSTSTLSSTQTTPESQPSTSPTTTAGASESLSGSFTTSGKGGSSGLVWVGILIVLVAVAVGALWYFKGKTGGNENSDDTTNIAQKISREDLEKKLNSMNLNDEEKKALLYIYDRGGRARQSDVRNELGIPKTTAWRMFQRLEKQGLVRVYKKGRENWVELTI
- a CDS encoding helix-turn-helix transcriptional regulator; translation: MSRNTRKLSGLFLVLLAASMLFNAVSAQYTVSSLILEVYSDGYVRVTWEVIPEGYVTQVTVPLLGNHVENIIAEDENGTPLNYQVFGDGILVYVNNAGVVNVSYYTPDLTSKEGLVWTLNISVDEPFTVILPENAVIVDLSDIPLDISGDEITMPPGNQSVSYLLVFDEETTSSSRIPAAGKDKSGTLLYGTISLGIVLTLSAGVYFIRGRKTRKREGLTREEFEKRLRKLELSDEERKVLLYLYDHGRRASQAEVREALGIPKTTAWRMFQRLEKRGLVKILKGKKENWVELRF